Proteins encoded together in one Tripterygium wilfordii isolate XIE 37 chromosome 14, ASM1340144v1, whole genome shotgun sequence window:
- the LOC120015323 gene encoding kinesin-like protein KIN-12B isoform X2 — MKPRNTILREADTTPTSSSSSPNPSSLKSKSLRKQKAFKENNPPPDQASVNSDHKPSPAAVKMKSPLPPRPPPSNPLKRKLSMDTVPENVITGSSDSGVKVIVRIRPPKDEEEGETIAKRISSDSLSINGQTFTFDSVADTDATQQDIFQLVGASLVENCLAGFNSSVFAYGQTGSGKTYTMWGPTNALLEENLGSDQQGLTPRVFQRLFARINEEQIKHGGKQLNYQCRCSFLEIYNEQVTDLLDPSQKNLQIREDVKSGVYVENLTEEYVCTTKDVTQLLIKGLSNRRTGSTSINAESSRSHSVFTCFVESRCKSVADGISSLKTSRINLVDLAGSERQKLTGAAGERLKEAGNINRSLSQLGNLINILAEVSQTGKQRHIPYRDSRLTFLLQESLGGNAKLAMVCAVSPAQSETFSTLRFAQRAKAIKNKAIVNEVMQEDVKYLREVIRQLKEELHRMKENGNNHPTESKGGYSTEWARRSLNLLKLSLNRPMMLSHIDDDEDVEMEIDEEAVEKLCIQAGLQSDSNEDHGTLVESVCATEHVCEDIDVKMEEGISEDIEKDEKMIIDCDKPVTGISCTYNTTGLVHQNVTEKEKENLVHLSVDTLGRQCSGQSTEEKKITSSAVARLSKDESPTKMVGSGSSCQVFDPQSRISAGITEDVVSDSHRDSVNCVSPPLSVGPSDVSPVFKSPTLSVSPRLSNSRKSLRTSWALTASQKDLKDGKILGPENLQLSSLKSLKGKSMAALSAQDNKHFTPTDNLAASLHRGLEIIDSHQQSLVLRPSSFRFSFKPTETKLIFPVDKVNVAVQTLPEDDVQTKEDTLVFLCSNCNSKTKLEEKGANESSDLQLVPVDGSESIGKLKKQVPKAVEKVLAGAIRREMAVEEFCAKQTAEIVQLNRLVQQYKHERECNAIIGQTREDKIIRLESLMDGILPTEEFMEEELVSLTHEHKLLKEKYENHPEILRTKIELELAQNELERYRNFYELGEREVLLEEIQDLRHQLQFYIDSSSSTRNRNSILQLTYSCGPTSAPFLGEIPESTNESAEGTLEQERESAEGTLEQERIHWTEAESKWISLVEELRLDLEASRSLAEKQKQELETEKKCAEELQEAMRMAMQGHARMLEQYADLEEKHIQLLARHRKMQEGIDDVKKAAARAGVRGAESRFINTLAAEISALKVDREKERRYLRDENKALQAQLRDTAEAVQAAGELLVRLKEAEEAVTVAQTQALEAKEETEKAYKQIKRLNRKHEHEISTLNGLLAESRLPKEAIQTAYNDSEMAAFDAQKPTSTGDQQWKEEFEHFYNGEDGEFSKLPEASSWFSGYDRCNI, encoded by the exons ATGAAGCCAAGAAACACGATCTTGAGAGAAGCTGATACTACACCGACATCATCGTCGTCGTCGCCAAACCCTAGCTCGCTCAAATCGAAGTCGTTGCGGAAGCAGAAGGCGTTCAAGGAGAACAATCCACCGCCAGATCAGGCTTCAGTAAATTCTGACCACAAGCCCTCGCCTGCGGCGGTCAAAATGAAGAGTCCGCTGCCCCCTCGTCCGCCACCGTCGAACCCTCTCAAGCGCAAGCTCAGCATGGACACTGTTCCTGAGAATGTCATCACTGGTTCCTCGGATTCTGGGGTTAag GTGATAGTGCGGATAAGGCCGCCAAAGGATGAGGAAGAAGGAGAAACTATAGCTAAAAGAATTTCTAGTGACTCTTTGTCAATCAATGGACAGACATTTACATTTGACTCGGTTGCAGATACAGATGCAACACAG CAAGATATTTTCCAGCTTGTAGGAGCATCTCTTGTTGAAAACTGTCTGGCTGGATTTAACAGTTCTGTCTTTGCATACGGACAG ACTGGAAGCGGAAAGACTTATACCATGTGGGGCCCAACCAATGCTTTGTTAGAAGAAAACTTGGGAAGTGATCAACAAGGATTAACACCACGTGTCTTTCAGCGGCTCTTTGCTCGCATAAATGAG GAGCAAATTAAGCATGGTGGCAAGCAACTTAATTATCAGTGTCGTTGTTCCTTTCTTGAG ATATATAATGAACAAGTAACAGATTTGTTGGATCCAAGTCAAAAGAACCTCCAG ATAAGAGAAGATGTCAAGTCAGGCGTATATGTTGAAAATCTAACAGAGGAATATGTGTGCACAACAAAAGATGTCACTCAGCTCCTGATAAAG GGATTGTCAAATAGGAGGACTGGGTCAACTAGTATAAATGCAGAGAGTTCCCGCTCACATAGTGTTTTTACTTGTTTTGTTGAGTCTCGATGCAAG AGTGTGGCAGATGGCATAAGCAGCTTGAAAACTAGCAGAATAAATCTTGTTGATTTGGCTGGATCAGAGCGACAAAAGCTAACTGGTGCTGCAGGGGAACGGTTGAAGGAAGCAGGGAATATTAACCGGTCACTATCACAGCTTGG GAACTTAATAAATATTCTAGCTGAAGTTTCTCAAACGGGAAAGCAAAGGCACATTCCATACAGAGATTCCAGATTGACATTTTTGCTGCAGGAATCTCTTGGTGgcaacgcaaaactagcaatgGTCTGCGCCGTCTCTCCAGCACAAAG TGAGACTTTCAGCACATTGAGATTTGCACAGCGCGCAAAAGCAATCAAGAACAAGGCAATTGTTAATGAAGTGATGCAAGAAGATGTGAAATACTTGCGTGAAGTGATCCGACAGCTAAAA GAAGAATTACATCGAATGAAGGAAAATGGCAACAATCATCCCACAGAATCAAAGGGAGGATACTCGACAGAGTGGGCTCGCAGAAGTTTAAATTTGTTAAAACTTAGTTTGAACCGTCCAATGATGTTATCTCATATTGATGATGACGAGGATGTTGAGATGGAAATTGACGAGGAAGCCGTGGAGAAACTCTGCATTCAAGCAGGTCTGCAATCAGATAGTAATGAAGATCACGGCACATTGGTTGAAAGTGTATGCGCCACAGAACATGTTTGTGAAGATATTGATGTTAAAATGGAAGAGGGAATATCTGAAGACATTGAGAAGGATGAAAAGATGATTATTGATTGTGACAAACCTGTTACAGGAATATCATGTACTTACAATACTACTGGCCTTGTACATCAAAATGtgacagagaaagaaaaagaaaatttggtcCACTTATCTGTTGACACACTTGGTCGTCAATGCTCCGGACAGTCCACTGAGGAAAAAAAGATTACTAGTTCTGCTGTAGCCAGATTATCCAAGGATGAATCACCAACAAAAATGGTTGGGAGTGGCTCTTCTTGCCAGGTTTTTGATCCTCAAAGTAGAATTTCTGCTGGCATTACAGAAGATGTAGTTAGTGACTCACATCGTGATTCAGTGAATTGTGTTTCTCCTCCTCTCAGTGTAGGTCCATCTGATGTGTCACCAGTTTTTAAATCTCCAACTCTGAGTGTCTCCCCAAGACTAAGCAACAGCCGGAAAAGTTTGAGGACTTCATGGGCATTAACTGCCTCACAAAAGGATCTCAAGGATGGTAAAATCTTAGGTCCAGAGAATTTACAATTATCGTCTTTAAAATCCTTGAAAGGCAAGTCAATGGCTGCACTTTCTGCTCAAGATAATAAGCATTTTACACCAACTGACAATTTGGCAGCTAGCCTCCATCGTGGCCTCGAAATTATTGATAGCCATCAACAGAGTTTGGTATTGAGGCCATCTTCGTTTAGGTTTTCCTTTAAACCCACAGAAACTAAGCTGATTTTCCCTGTTGACAAAGTTAATGTGGCTGTGCAAACTCTTCCCGAAGATGATGTACAAACGAAAGAAGATACATTAGTATTCCTATGCAGTAATTGCAACAGCAAAACAAAGCTTGAGGAGAAAGGGGCCAACGAAAGCTCAGACCTGCAGCTAGTACCTGTCGATGGCTCTGAGTCTATTGGAAAATTAAAGAAGCAAGTTCCCAAA GCAGTGGAGAAAGTTCTGGCTGGAGCCATCAGAAGAGAAATGGCAGTTGAAGAGTTTTGTGCTAAACAAACTGCCGAGATAGTGCAGCTTAATCGTTTG GTGCAACAGTACAAGCACGAAAGGGAGTGCAATGCCATAATAGGGCAGACAAGGGAGGATAAAATTATTCGCCTGGAAAGTCTTATGGATGGCATTTTACCCACTGAGGAATTCATGGAGGAAGAATTAGTGTCACTCACACATGAACATAAG CTTCTGAAGGAAAAATATGAGAATCATCCTGAAATTCTGCGAACAAAAATTGAGTTGGAATTAGCTCAAAATGAGCTGGAACGTTATCGGAATTTCTATGAATTGGGTGAGAGGGAGGTTTTGTTGGAAGAGATACAAGATTTAAGACACCAGCTACAGTTTTATATAGACTCATCCTCATCAACTCGAAATCGAAATTCAATTCTGCAGCTGACCTATTCATGTGGGCCGACTTCAGCTCCATTTCTTGGGGAAATCCCCGAGTCAACTAATGAGAGTGCTGAAGGGACACTTgagcaggagagagagagtgctgAAGGGACACTTGAGCAGGAGAGAATTCATTGGACTGAAGCAGAGAGTAAGTGGATATCTCTTGTTGAGGAATTAAGACTTGATCTTGAAGCTAGTAGGTCACTAGCTgaaaaacaaaagcaagaatTGGAGACTGAGAAGAAATGTGCGGAAGAGTTGCAGGAGGCAATGAGGATGGCTATGCAGGGACATGCCCGCATGCTTGAACAGTATGCAGATTTGGAGGAAAAACATATTCAATTGCTTGCAAGGCATAGGAAGATGCAGGAAGGAATTGATGATGTTAAGAAAGCAGCTGCTAGAGCTGGAGTCAGAGGTGCTGAATCTAGGTTCATAAATACCCTTGCTGCAGAAATTTCAGCACTGAAAGTGgacagagaaaaagagaggcgTTACCTTAGGGATGAAAACAAAGCACTTCAGGCTCAATTGAGGGATACTGCTGAAGCTGTGCAGGCTGCAGGGGAATTACTCGTGCGCCTTAAAGAAGCAGAAGAGGCTGTAACTGTGGCCCAG ACACAAGCCTTGGAAGCTAAGGAAGAGACTGAGAAGGcttataaacaaattaaaaggTTGAACAGAAAGCATGAGCATGAAATTAGTACTCTAAATGGGCTACTCGCTGAGTCTCGTCTACCTAAAGAAGCGATACAAACTGCTTACAATGATTCTGAGATGGCCGCATTTGATGCACAAAAGCCCACTAGTACAGGAGACCAACAATGGAAGGAGGAGTTTGAACATTTTTATAACGGAGAAGATGGGGAGTTTTCTAAACTTCCCGAAGCTTCGTCTTGGTTCTCTGGTTATGATCGATGCAATATATAG
- the LOC120014076 gene encoding amino acid transporter AVT1H has translation MCDSISNFIPGKLACHGHHQVTSSKTVHGADLAKHWKNCNVCVEENQLCKCDQETDTNNSEANSSFGHAVINMIGMLIGLGQLSTPYALENGGWTSAFLLIGLGVICAYTSHLLGICLEKNPKSRSYTDIGHNAFGKRGRAIAATFIYLEIFMALVSYTICLHDNLVTVFLGKQIKVPFWVKLSSSQLLTVIAILVALPSLWLRDLSSISFLSSGGVFMSLVIVSSVFYTAIFGGIRPNKEIPVLQLHKIPAISGLYIFSFAGHVVFPNLHKAMKDPSKFTKVSIVSFTSVTILYTALAFMGAKLFGPQVNSQITLSMPRHLIVTKIALWATVLTPMTKYALEFAPFAIQLENQYLPRTMSSKKKMIIRGSVGSFLLLVILVLALSVPYFEHVLSLTGSLVSVCICIILPCVFYIKITWAQISKPILGFNVGIIGFGLVAGVFGTISSSKSLIRNLHQAHS, from the exons ATGTGTGACAGCATCTCAAACTTCATTCCTGGAAAACTAGCATGCCATGGACATCATCAAGTCACGTCGAGCAAAACCGTTCATGGCGCGGATTTGGCCAAGCATTGGAAGAATTGCAATGTCTGTGTTGAGGAAAACCAACTTTGCAAGTGTGATCAAGAAACTGATACAAATAACAGTGAGGCTAATAGTTCTTTCGGCCATGCTGTCATCAACATGATTGGGATGCTCATAG GTCTTGGACAACTATCAACTCCATATGCACTTGAAAATGGAGGATGGACATCTGCATTCTTGCTTATAGGACTTGGAGTTATATGTGCATACACTTCACATCTACTTGGAATATGTCTTGAAAAGAATCCCAAGTCAAGAAGCTACACTGACATCGGTCACAACGCGTTCGGAAAAAGAGGAAGAGCCATAGCTGCAACCTTCATTTACTTGGAAATATTCATGGCACTTGTGTCCTACACTATTTGTCTTCATGACAACCTTGTCACAGTGTTCTTAGGGAAACAAATTaaggttccattttgggttAAGTTGTCTTCTTCTCAGCTGCTAACTGTGATTGCAATTCTTGTAGCACTCCCTAGTCTGTGGCTCAGAGACCTCTCTTCcatatcttttctttcttcaggAGGAGTTTTTATGTCACTTGTAATTGTGTCTTCTGTGTTTTACACTGCCATCTTTGGAGGGATTAGACCAAATAAAGAGATACCAGTTTTGCAACTTCACAAAATTCCTGCCATATCTGGACTTTACATATTCAGTTTTGCTGGTCATGTAGTTTTCCCCAACTTACATAAGGCGATGAAAGATCCGTCCAAGTTTACCAAG GTATCAATAGTGAGTTTCACATCGGTTACTATACTTTATACAGCACTAGCATTCATGGGTGCGAAACTATTTGGGCCTCAAGTGAATTCGCAAATCACTCTCAGCATGCCTAGACATCTAATTGTGACCAAGATTGCACTGTGGGCTACTGTGTTGACACCCATGACCAAATATGCTCTTGAATTTGCACCTTTTGCAATTCAGCTTGAAAATCAATACCTCCCACGTACCATGAGTTCTAAGAAGAAGATGATCATTAGAGGCAGTGTGGGTTCATTTCTGCTACTGGTGATACTAGTCCTAGCTCTCTCTGTGCCTTATTTTGAGCACGTCCTTAGCCTTACTGGTTCCCTGGttagtgtgtgtatatgcataatACTACCTTGTGTCTTCTACATCAAGATTACTTGGGCTCAAATATCTAAACCTATCTTGGGTTTTAATGTGGGCATAATTGGATTTGGGCTTGTGGCTGGGGTATTTGGGACCATTTCCTCTTCCAAGTCCCTAATAAGGAACCTACACCAAGCCCATTCATAA
- the LOC120015323 gene encoding kinesin-like protein KIN-12B isoform X1 — MKPRNTILREADTTPTSSSSSPNPSSLKSKSLRKQKAFKENNPPPDQASVNSDHKPSPAAVKMKSPLPPRPPPSNPLKRKLSMDTVPENVITGSSDSGVKVIVRIRPPKDEEEGETIAKRISSDSLSINGQTFTFDSVADTDATQQDIFQLVGASLVENCLAGFNSSVFAYGQTGSGKTYTMWGPTNALLEENLGSDQQGLTPRVFQRLFARINEEQIKHGGKQLNYQCRCSFLEIYNEQVTDLLDPSQKNLQIREDVKSGVYVENLTEEYVCTTKDVTQLLIKGLSNRRTGSTSINAESSRSHSVFTCFVESRCKSVADGISSLKTSRINLVDLAGSERQKLTGAAGERLKEAGNINRSLSQLGNLINILAEVSQTGKQRHIPYRDSRLTFLLQESLGGNAKLAMVCAVSPAQSCKSETFSTLRFAQRAKAIKNKAIVNEVMQEDVKYLREVIRQLKEELHRMKENGNNHPTESKGGYSTEWARRSLNLLKLSLNRPMMLSHIDDDEDVEMEIDEEAVEKLCIQAGLQSDSNEDHGTLVESVCATEHVCEDIDVKMEEGISEDIEKDEKMIIDCDKPVTGISCTYNTTGLVHQNVTEKEKENLVHLSVDTLGRQCSGQSTEEKKITSSAVARLSKDESPTKMVGSGSSCQVFDPQSRISAGITEDVVSDSHRDSVNCVSPPLSVGPSDVSPVFKSPTLSVSPRLSNSRKSLRTSWALTASQKDLKDGKILGPENLQLSSLKSLKGKSMAALSAQDNKHFTPTDNLAASLHRGLEIIDSHQQSLVLRPSSFRFSFKPTETKLIFPVDKVNVAVQTLPEDDVQTKEDTLVFLCSNCNSKTKLEEKGANESSDLQLVPVDGSESIGKLKKQVPKAVEKVLAGAIRREMAVEEFCAKQTAEIVQLNRLVQQYKHERECNAIIGQTREDKIIRLESLMDGILPTEEFMEEELVSLTHEHKLLKEKYENHPEILRTKIELELAQNELERYRNFYELGEREVLLEEIQDLRHQLQFYIDSSSSTRNRNSILQLTYSCGPTSAPFLGEIPESTNESAEGTLEQERESAEGTLEQERIHWTEAESKWISLVEELRLDLEASRSLAEKQKQELETEKKCAEELQEAMRMAMQGHARMLEQYADLEEKHIQLLARHRKMQEGIDDVKKAAARAGVRGAESRFINTLAAEISALKVDREKERRYLRDENKALQAQLRDTAEAVQAAGELLVRLKEAEEAVTVAQTQALEAKEETEKAYKQIKRLNRKHEHEISTLNGLLAESRLPKEAIQTAYNDSEMAAFDAQKPTSTGDQQWKEEFEHFYNGEDGEFSKLPEASSWFSGYDRCNI; from the exons ATGAAGCCAAGAAACACGATCTTGAGAGAAGCTGATACTACACCGACATCATCGTCGTCGTCGCCAAACCCTAGCTCGCTCAAATCGAAGTCGTTGCGGAAGCAGAAGGCGTTCAAGGAGAACAATCCACCGCCAGATCAGGCTTCAGTAAATTCTGACCACAAGCCCTCGCCTGCGGCGGTCAAAATGAAGAGTCCGCTGCCCCCTCGTCCGCCACCGTCGAACCCTCTCAAGCGCAAGCTCAGCATGGACACTGTTCCTGAGAATGTCATCACTGGTTCCTCGGATTCTGGGGTTAag GTGATAGTGCGGATAAGGCCGCCAAAGGATGAGGAAGAAGGAGAAACTATAGCTAAAAGAATTTCTAGTGACTCTTTGTCAATCAATGGACAGACATTTACATTTGACTCGGTTGCAGATACAGATGCAACACAG CAAGATATTTTCCAGCTTGTAGGAGCATCTCTTGTTGAAAACTGTCTGGCTGGATTTAACAGTTCTGTCTTTGCATACGGACAG ACTGGAAGCGGAAAGACTTATACCATGTGGGGCCCAACCAATGCTTTGTTAGAAGAAAACTTGGGAAGTGATCAACAAGGATTAACACCACGTGTCTTTCAGCGGCTCTTTGCTCGCATAAATGAG GAGCAAATTAAGCATGGTGGCAAGCAACTTAATTATCAGTGTCGTTGTTCCTTTCTTGAG ATATATAATGAACAAGTAACAGATTTGTTGGATCCAAGTCAAAAGAACCTCCAG ATAAGAGAAGATGTCAAGTCAGGCGTATATGTTGAAAATCTAACAGAGGAATATGTGTGCACAACAAAAGATGTCACTCAGCTCCTGATAAAG GGATTGTCAAATAGGAGGACTGGGTCAACTAGTATAAATGCAGAGAGTTCCCGCTCACATAGTGTTTTTACTTGTTTTGTTGAGTCTCGATGCAAG AGTGTGGCAGATGGCATAAGCAGCTTGAAAACTAGCAGAATAAATCTTGTTGATTTGGCTGGATCAGAGCGACAAAAGCTAACTGGTGCTGCAGGGGAACGGTTGAAGGAAGCAGGGAATATTAACCGGTCACTATCACAGCTTGG GAACTTAATAAATATTCTAGCTGAAGTTTCTCAAACGGGAAAGCAAAGGCACATTCCATACAGAGATTCCAGATTGACATTTTTGCTGCAGGAATCTCTTGGTGgcaacgcaaaactagcaatgGTCTGCGCCGTCTCTCCAGCACAAAG CTGTAAAAGTGAGACTTTCAGCACATTGAGATTTGCACAGCGCGCAAAAGCAATCAAGAACAAGGCAATTGTTAATGAAGTGATGCAAGAAGATGTGAAATACTTGCGTGAAGTGATCCGACAGCTAAAA GAAGAATTACATCGAATGAAGGAAAATGGCAACAATCATCCCACAGAATCAAAGGGAGGATACTCGACAGAGTGGGCTCGCAGAAGTTTAAATTTGTTAAAACTTAGTTTGAACCGTCCAATGATGTTATCTCATATTGATGATGACGAGGATGTTGAGATGGAAATTGACGAGGAAGCCGTGGAGAAACTCTGCATTCAAGCAGGTCTGCAATCAGATAGTAATGAAGATCACGGCACATTGGTTGAAAGTGTATGCGCCACAGAACATGTTTGTGAAGATATTGATGTTAAAATGGAAGAGGGAATATCTGAAGACATTGAGAAGGATGAAAAGATGATTATTGATTGTGACAAACCTGTTACAGGAATATCATGTACTTACAATACTACTGGCCTTGTACATCAAAATGtgacagagaaagaaaaagaaaatttggtcCACTTATCTGTTGACACACTTGGTCGTCAATGCTCCGGACAGTCCACTGAGGAAAAAAAGATTACTAGTTCTGCTGTAGCCAGATTATCCAAGGATGAATCACCAACAAAAATGGTTGGGAGTGGCTCTTCTTGCCAGGTTTTTGATCCTCAAAGTAGAATTTCTGCTGGCATTACAGAAGATGTAGTTAGTGACTCACATCGTGATTCAGTGAATTGTGTTTCTCCTCCTCTCAGTGTAGGTCCATCTGATGTGTCACCAGTTTTTAAATCTCCAACTCTGAGTGTCTCCCCAAGACTAAGCAACAGCCGGAAAAGTTTGAGGACTTCATGGGCATTAACTGCCTCACAAAAGGATCTCAAGGATGGTAAAATCTTAGGTCCAGAGAATTTACAATTATCGTCTTTAAAATCCTTGAAAGGCAAGTCAATGGCTGCACTTTCTGCTCAAGATAATAAGCATTTTACACCAACTGACAATTTGGCAGCTAGCCTCCATCGTGGCCTCGAAATTATTGATAGCCATCAACAGAGTTTGGTATTGAGGCCATCTTCGTTTAGGTTTTCCTTTAAACCCACAGAAACTAAGCTGATTTTCCCTGTTGACAAAGTTAATGTGGCTGTGCAAACTCTTCCCGAAGATGATGTACAAACGAAAGAAGATACATTAGTATTCCTATGCAGTAATTGCAACAGCAAAACAAAGCTTGAGGAGAAAGGGGCCAACGAAAGCTCAGACCTGCAGCTAGTACCTGTCGATGGCTCTGAGTCTATTGGAAAATTAAAGAAGCAAGTTCCCAAA GCAGTGGAGAAAGTTCTGGCTGGAGCCATCAGAAGAGAAATGGCAGTTGAAGAGTTTTGTGCTAAACAAACTGCCGAGATAGTGCAGCTTAATCGTTTG GTGCAACAGTACAAGCACGAAAGGGAGTGCAATGCCATAATAGGGCAGACAAGGGAGGATAAAATTATTCGCCTGGAAAGTCTTATGGATGGCATTTTACCCACTGAGGAATTCATGGAGGAAGAATTAGTGTCACTCACACATGAACATAAG CTTCTGAAGGAAAAATATGAGAATCATCCTGAAATTCTGCGAACAAAAATTGAGTTGGAATTAGCTCAAAATGAGCTGGAACGTTATCGGAATTTCTATGAATTGGGTGAGAGGGAGGTTTTGTTGGAAGAGATACAAGATTTAAGACACCAGCTACAGTTTTATATAGACTCATCCTCATCAACTCGAAATCGAAATTCAATTCTGCAGCTGACCTATTCATGTGGGCCGACTTCAGCTCCATTTCTTGGGGAAATCCCCGAGTCAACTAATGAGAGTGCTGAAGGGACACTTgagcaggagagagagagtgctgAAGGGACACTTGAGCAGGAGAGAATTCATTGGACTGAAGCAGAGAGTAAGTGGATATCTCTTGTTGAGGAATTAAGACTTGATCTTGAAGCTAGTAGGTCACTAGCTgaaaaacaaaagcaagaatTGGAGACTGAGAAGAAATGTGCGGAAGAGTTGCAGGAGGCAATGAGGATGGCTATGCAGGGACATGCCCGCATGCTTGAACAGTATGCAGATTTGGAGGAAAAACATATTCAATTGCTTGCAAGGCATAGGAAGATGCAGGAAGGAATTGATGATGTTAAGAAAGCAGCTGCTAGAGCTGGAGTCAGAGGTGCTGAATCTAGGTTCATAAATACCCTTGCTGCAGAAATTTCAGCACTGAAAGTGgacagagaaaaagagaggcgTTACCTTAGGGATGAAAACAAAGCACTTCAGGCTCAATTGAGGGATACTGCTGAAGCTGTGCAGGCTGCAGGGGAATTACTCGTGCGCCTTAAAGAAGCAGAAGAGGCTGTAACTGTGGCCCAG ACACAAGCCTTGGAAGCTAAGGAAGAGACTGAGAAGGcttataaacaaattaaaaggTTGAACAGAAAGCATGAGCATGAAATTAGTACTCTAAATGGGCTACTCGCTGAGTCTCGTCTACCTAAAGAAGCGATACAAACTGCTTACAATGATTCTGAGATGGCCGCATTTGATGCACAAAAGCCCACTAGTACAGGAGACCAACAATGGAAGGAGGAGTTTGAACATTTTTATAACGGAGAAGATGGGGAGTTTTCTAAACTTCCCGAAGCTTCGTCTTGGTTCTCTGGTTATGATCGATGCAATATATAG